A region from the Mycobacterium heidelbergense genome encodes:
- a CDS encoding SDR family NAD(P)-dependent oxidoreductase, translating to MENALQGRRILVTGGATGIGAAAVGVLTAAGAGVAATYRESPPPEHLAATWLRCDVRDADAVSAMVRQAAERLGGLDVLVNAAGLWQAGIPGYIGADEISFLLDTNVKATILTNQAAYAVMKDQDPKGGRIINFGSSEAVMGSPISAVYAATKGAVQAWTRSAARAWAADNVTVNALAPAVQTPGADRLRSFLGPQAGALIDQQMKAMIPLGGALGDPARDVGPILVFLAGSGSGFITGQLLAVDGGLIMVGG from the coding sequence ATGGAAAACGCGCTGCAAGGCCGACGGATCCTGGTGACCGGCGGAGCCACGGGTATCGGCGCGGCCGCCGTCGGGGTCCTTACCGCGGCGGGCGCCGGGGTCGCCGCCACCTACCGCGAGAGTCCACCGCCGGAACACCTCGCGGCCACCTGGCTGCGGTGCGATGTGCGCGACGCCGACGCCGTTTCGGCAATGGTGCGGCAGGCCGCGGAGCGTCTGGGTGGACTCGACGTCTTGGTGAACGCCGCGGGCCTCTGGCAGGCCGGGATACCGGGCTACATCGGTGCCGACGAAATCTCGTTCCTGTTGGACACCAACGTCAAAGCGACCATCCTCACCAACCAGGCCGCGTACGCCGTGATGAAGGACCAGGACCCCAAAGGCGGCCGGATCATCAACTTCGGATCCTCCGAAGCCGTTATGGGCAGCCCGATCTCGGCCGTCTACGCCGCGACCAAGGGCGCGGTGCAGGCCTGGACACGATCGGCCGCCCGCGCGTGGGCCGCCGACAATGTCACCGTCAACGCCTTGGCGCCGGCGGTGCAGACGCCGGGCGCCGACCGATTGCGTAGTTTCCTCGGCCCGCAGGCCGGCGCCCTCATCGACCAGCAGATGAAGGCGATGATTCCGCTCGGCGGGGCGCTGGGAGACCCCGCGCGAGATGTCGGGCCGATACTGGTCTTCCTGGCCGGCTCCGGTTCGGGCTTCATCACCGGGCAGCTGCTGGCGGTGGACGGCGGGCTGATCATGGTGGGCGGCTAA
- a CDS encoding amidohydrolase family protein gives MNKDDLILISVDDHIAEPADMFDAHVPARYKDLAPRVVVEPDGIQQWYYGEVRGRNMGLNAVAGKPREMYNIDASRYDEMRPGCFNVDERVRDMNAGGQLAGLNFPNFTGFSGQVLNQGPDRDVNLVMIKAYNDWHVDEWCAAYPGRFIPCGILPLFDVAEAAKEVKRLADKGCHAVTFSENPEALQMPSIHTRYWYPLFEAACENNTVLCTHVGSASRSPQVSSDAPPSVQMTASSMMSMFTFTELIWAEFWADFPQLKFSLTEGDVGWMPYFLWRAEHVYNRHSGWTLATFPPGYGGPGDVFRRHFYTCFISDKVGVRNMDWFNEDMLCWESDFPHSDSNWPFAPEDIMATMGHLDDAVIDKITHENAMAAYSFDPFRYIPKEHARAGHLRAQATDVDVVTHVGRQASQRDRDAWTRMTQFALQAQVTAEVPDISGRSARLRATTLGN, from the coding sequence ATGAACAAGGACGACCTGATCCTGATCAGCGTGGACGATCACATCGCCGAGCCGGCCGACATGTTCGACGCGCACGTCCCCGCCAGGTACAAGGACCTCGCGCCCCGGGTGGTCGTCGAGCCCGACGGCATCCAGCAGTGGTACTACGGCGAGGTCCGCGGGCGGAACATGGGCCTGAACGCCGTCGCCGGCAAGCCCCGCGAGATGTACAACATCGACGCCTCGCGCTACGACGAGATGCGGCCGGGCTGCTTCAACGTCGACGAGCGGGTCCGCGACATGAACGCCGGCGGCCAGCTGGCGGGGTTGAACTTCCCGAACTTCACCGGCTTCTCGGGCCAGGTCCTCAACCAGGGCCCCGACCGCGATGTCAACCTGGTGATGATCAAGGCCTACAACGACTGGCACGTCGACGAATGGTGTGCGGCGTACCCGGGACGGTTCATCCCCTGCGGCATCCTGCCCCTGTTCGACGTCGCCGAGGCGGCCAAGGAGGTCAAGCGACTGGCGGACAAGGGTTGTCACGCGGTGACGTTCTCGGAGAACCCGGAGGCGCTGCAAATGCCCAGCATCCACACCAGGTACTGGTATCCGCTGTTCGAGGCCGCCTGCGAGAACAACACGGTGCTGTGCACCCACGTCGGCTCGGCGTCGCGCTCGCCGCAGGTGTCGAGCGACGCCCCGCCCAGCGTGCAGATGACGGCGTCGTCGATGATGAGCATGTTCACCTTCACCGAGCTGATCTGGGCCGAGTTCTGGGCCGACTTCCCGCAACTGAAGTTCTCCCTCACCGAGGGCGACGTCGGCTGGATGCCGTATTTCCTGTGGCGCGCCGAGCACGTCTACAACCGGCACTCGGGCTGGACGCTCGCGACGTTCCCGCCGGGCTACGGCGGCCCCGGCGACGTGTTCAGGCGGCACTTCTACACCTGCTTCATCAGCGACAAGGTCGGCGTGCGCAACATGGATTGGTTCAACGAGGACATGCTGTGCTGGGAGTCCGACTTTCCGCACTCCGACAGCAACTGGCCGTTCGCGCCGGAAGACATCATGGCGACCATGGGCCACCTCGACGATGCGGTCATCGACAAGATCACCCACGAAAACGCCATGGCCGCATACTCATTCGACCCGTTCCGGTACATCCCCAAGGAGCACGCCCGGGCCGGCCACCTGCGCGCGCAGGCCACGGACGTGGACGTGGTCACCCACGTCGGTCGCCAAGCCAGCCAGCGTGACCGCGACGCGTGGACGCGGATGACACAGTTCGCCCTGCAGGCACAGGTGACCGCGGAGGTTCCCGATATTTCCGGGCGATCCGCCCGGTTGCGCGCCACCACGCTGGGCAATTGA
- a CDS encoding thiolase family protein, whose protein sequence is MTKPTAAIVGVHNTRQGRRLDGETSRGLALQAIQGALADAGLSLDDVDGVSAGALSTTLIYDLRLGPAWQGLGFGVGMITEAATAIEHGMADVVVLVAAQAGEYRDHEATAPWTRPENEFVAPWGMFTTAEFALIARRHMHVYGTTREQLSMVAATIRNNGSRNPEAVYYQRGPFTPDDITASRPIADPFHLLDCATTSEGGCALVVANVDKLDVASQPVYVLGSGADFHGPSYQHPPAWDLAGRRGDHVNGVVGRRAADRAFTHAGLRRDDVDVLELYDPFSFEIIRQLEAFGFCAEGEGGPFVADGHIAIDGSHPITTDGGTMSFSHAGSNPQMMQRAIRAVQQLRGQAGGLQVPDAHIALCSNGGAGALFTTVLILGDEPL, encoded by the coding sequence GTGACGAAGCCCACCGCGGCGATCGTCGGGGTACACAACACCCGGCAGGGACGCCGACTGGACGGGGAAACCTCGCGGGGCCTGGCGCTGCAGGCCATCCAGGGCGCGCTTGCCGACGCCGGCCTGAGCCTCGACGACGTGGACGGCGTGAGCGCGGGGGCGCTGTCCACGACATTGATCTACGACCTGCGCCTCGGCCCCGCCTGGCAGGGGCTGGGCTTCGGTGTCGGCATGATCACCGAGGCGGCCACCGCAATCGAGCACGGCATGGCCGACGTCGTGGTGCTGGTCGCGGCCCAGGCGGGCGAATACCGCGACCACGAGGCCACGGCGCCGTGGACCAGGCCCGAAAACGAATTCGTCGCGCCCTGGGGCATGTTCACCACCGCCGAGTTCGCGCTCATCGCCCGGCGCCACATGCACGTCTACGGCACGACGCGCGAACAACTGTCGATGGTGGCGGCGACCATCCGCAACAACGGATCGCGAAACCCCGAAGCCGTTTACTACCAACGCGGGCCGTTCACGCCGGATGACATCACCGCGTCGCGGCCCATCGCCGATCCGTTTCACCTCCTCGACTGCGCCACCACGTCCGAAGGGGGGTGCGCGCTGGTCGTGGCCAACGTCGACAAGCTGGACGTCGCAAGCCAACCGGTCTACGTGTTGGGCAGCGGCGCGGACTTCCACGGCCCGTCCTATCAGCACCCGCCCGCCTGGGATCTCGCCGGCCGCCGCGGCGATCACGTGAACGGGGTGGTCGGCAGGCGCGCGGCCGACCGCGCGTTCACCCACGCCGGGCTGCGCCGTGACGACGTGGACGTGCTGGAACTCTACGACCCGTTCTCCTTCGAAATCATCCGGCAGCTCGAGGCTTTCGGATTCTGCGCCGAGGGCGAGGGCGGACCCTTCGTCGCCGACGGCCACATCGCCATCGACGGCAGCCATCCGATCACCACCGACGGAGGAACGATGTCCTTCAGCCACGCCGGATCCAATCCGCAAATGATGCAGCGGGCCATCCGAGCCGTCCAGCAGCTGCGCGGCCAGGCCGGCGGTTTACAGGTGCCCGACGCGCATATCGCCTTGTGCAGCAACGGGGGAGCGGGGGCCCTGTTCACCACGGTGCTGATCCTCGGGGACGAACCGCTGTGA
- a CDS encoding alpha/beta hydrolase family esterase, giving the protein MRSRCARVVGICFLPILVAALGGCLGGGHATGTPGPQSIPVGQSTQTLEWGGVGRTFHLYRPQGLTDAVPLVVMLHGGFGSGAQAERSYHWDSEADNGHFLVAYPDGLNRAWNAGACCGQPQRDNVDDVGFITAMVDAIGQGIPLDRARVYATGMSNGAMMALRLGCQADAFAAIAPVAGTLLTDCSRARPTSVLQIHGTADDRVPYQGGPGKAFAVNGNPRVDGPSVESVNATWRSIDACGPPNSTTAGDVTTQAAGCADGRTVELISVAGAGHQWPGGEPSPIAEFAGIPAPSTALNATDTIWQFFATSHR; this is encoded by the coding sequence ATGCGATCTCGATGCGCTCGGGTGGTCGGCATTTGTTTTCTTCCGATTCTGGTTGCCGCGCTCGGCGGGTGCCTTGGCGGCGGGCACGCGACGGGAACGCCCGGGCCGCAATCGATCCCGGTCGGGCAGTCCACCCAAACCCTCGAGTGGGGCGGGGTCGGCAGGACCTTTCACCTGTACCGTCCCCAGGGATTGACCGACGCGGTGCCGTTGGTGGTGATGCTGCACGGCGGGTTTGGCAGCGGCGCGCAGGCGGAGCGCTCCTATCACTGGGACAGCGAAGCGGACAACGGGCATTTCCTGGTCGCCTACCCCGACGGCCTCAACCGCGCCTGGAACGCCGGGGCGTGCTGCGGCCAACCGCAGCGCGACAACGTCGACGACGTCGGATTCATCACCGCCATGGTCGACGCCATCGGGCAAGGGATCCCCCTCGATAGAGCGCGCGTGTATGCCACCGGCATGTCGAACGGGGCCATGATGGCCCTCCGGCTGGGATGCCAGGCCGACGCCTTCGCCGCGATCGCGCCCGTGGCGGGCACGCTCCTGACCGACTGCTCGCGGGCGCGGCCGACGTCGGTGCTGCAGATCCACGGCACCGCCGACGACAGGGTCCCCTACCAGGGCGGACCCGGAAAGGCCTTCGCGGTCAACGGGAATCCGCGCGTCGACGGCCCTTCGGTGGAGTCGGTCAACGCCACCTGGCGATCCATCGACGCATGCGGACCGCCGAACTCCACCACCGCCGGAGACGTGACCACTCAGGCGGCCGGATGCGCCGACGGGCGCACCGTGGAGTTGATCTCGGTGGCCGGTGCCGGCCATCAATGGCCCGGCGGCGAGCCCAGCCCGATCGCGGAGTTCGCGGGGATACCCGCTCCGTCGACGGCGCTCAACGCGACCGACACCATCTGGCAATTCTTCGCCACGAGCCACCGCTGA
- a CDS encoding TetR/AcrR family transcriptional regulator: MEIKRRTQEERSAATRDALISAARKLWGLRGYAEVGTPEIAMAAGVTRGAMYHQFADKAALFGEVVEAVEQDVMARMATLVAESGATTPADAIRAAVDAWLEVSGDPEVRQLVLLDAPSVLGWAAFRDVAQRYSLGMTEQLLAEAIGAGQLARQPVRPLAHVLIGALDEAAMAIATADDPKRARRETGEVLRRLIDAMLDDR, encoded by the coding sequence ATGGAAATCAAGAGACGGACTCAGGAGGAGCGCTCCGCGGCGACCCGCGATGCGCTGATCTCGGCTGCCCGCAAGCTGTGGGGCCTGCGCGGCTACGCGGAGGTGGGAACGCCGGAGATCGCGATGGCCGCGGGCGTCACCCGGGGCGCGATGTACCACCAATTCGCGGACAAGGCGGCGCTTTTCGGCGAGGTCGTCGAGGCCGTGGAGCAGGATGTGATGGCCCGGATGGCCACCCTGGTCGCCGAGTCCGGGGCGACGACGCCGGCGGACGCGATCCGCGCCGCGGTCGACGCCTGGCTCGAGGTCTCCGGCGATCCGGAGGTGCGTCAGCTGGTCTTGCTGGATGCGCCGAGCGTGCTCGGCTGGGCCGCGTTCCGGGATGTCGCCCAGCGGTACAGCCTGGGCATGACCGAACAGCTGCTCGCCGAGGCGATCGGGGCGGGCCAGCTGGCCCGCCAGCCGGTGCGGCCGCTGGCCCACGTGCTGATCGGCGCGCTCGACGAGGCGGCAATGGCCATCGCCACCGCCGACGATCCGAAACGCGCCCGCCGGGAGACCGGGGAGGTGCTGCGCCGGCTCATCGATGCGATGCTCGACGACCGTTGA
- a CDS encoding MarR family winged helix-turn-helix transcriptional regulator, translating into MRRRADAEWRPTVPALVNLVAASGAPRLRAAFAAAGLDGIRPAQAVALVPLAAGGLHASDLADRLRVSRQAVAQAVAALERHGYVTRVPDPADARARTIELTPRGRQALRVMRSNAVDVEKRWERVLGRQRLGELREALQALLASETGAAGD; encoded by the coding sequence ATGCGACGTCGTGCAGATGCCGAGTGGCGGCCCACCGTCCCGGCGTTGGTGAACCTGGTCGCCGCGTCGGGCGCGCCGCGCTTGAGAGCGGCTTTCGCGGCGGCGGGTCTCGACGGGATTCGCCCGGCGCAGGCGGTTGCGCTGGTGCCGCTGGCGGCCGGCGGGCTCCATGCATCGGATCTGGCCGACCGACTGAGGGTGAGTCGGCAGGCGGTGGCTCAGGCGGTAGCCGCACTGGAAAGGCATGGCTATGTCACGCGCGTGCCCGACCCCGCCGACGCCCGCGCGCGAACGATCGAGCTGACGCCCCGCGGTCGGCAGGCGCTACGCGTAATGCGTTCCAACGCCGTCGATGTGGAGAAGCGGTGGGAACGCGTCCTGGGACGGCAGCGATTGGGCGAGCTACGCGAGGCCTTGCAGGCGTTGCTTGCCAGTGAAACCGGCGCGGCGGGCGATTGA
- a CDS encoding LacI family DNA-binding transcriptional regulator, with protein MSTNKAVRPTTVDVARLASVSTATVSYVLNNAEGRRISAPTREAVYRAAELLGYRPNLAARNLARGKSGVVLYVVPHVAVGEMPMQAGSRMTTELARQGLLQVQIFETEDDQHVVDAVENLDPIAVTSLFPLSEAALGAVRAAGIPHIEIGALPALGDPHLSVGEMRVEHLVSRGHRRIAFAYTGIAKWRPLGDYWFEGVARAARLRDLPPVRVGEITTDNAADVVTGWVHDGVTAVCAQSDEIACLVLYGIHQARLRCPHDLAVIGVDAGPMGVVSTPPLTTVQFDPRAVADAAVTAVFERLGLPTPPPGEVTDISRLIVRSST; from the coding sequence ATGAGCACGAATAAAGCTGTGCGGCCCACCACCGTCGACGTGGCCCGATTGGCCAGCGTGTCGACCGCGACGGTCAGCTACGTGCTGAACAACGCCGAGGGCCGCAGAATCTCCGCGCCGACCCGGGAGGCGGTCTACCGCGCCGCGGAGCTGCTGGGTTATCGGCCCAACCTTGCCGCGCGCAACCTCGCCCGCGGCAAGAGCGGCGTGGTTCTCTACGTGGTGCCGCATGTGGCGGTGGGCGAGATGCCCATGCAAGCCGGCAGTCGAATGACCACGGAACTCGCGCGGCAGGGTTTGCTTCAGGTGCAGATCTTCGAGACCGAGGACGATCAGCACGTCGTCGACGCGGTCGAGAATCTCGACCCGATCGCGGTCACGAGCCTGTTCCCGCTCAGCGAGGCCGCCCTCGGCGCCGTCCGGGCGGCGGGCATACCGCACATCGAGATCGGCGCCCTTCCCGCACTTGGGGATCCGCACCTCTCGGTCGGTGAGATGCGAGTCGAACACCTCGTCTCGCGCGGTCACCGGCGGATCGCGTTCGCCTACACCGGAATCGCCAAATGGCGCCCGCTGGGCGACTATTGGTTCGAAGGCGTCGCGCGCGCGGCGCGACTGCGTGACCTTCCGCCCGTCCGCGTCGGCGAGATCACGACCGACAACGCCGCGGACGTGGTGACCGGCTGGGTGCACGACGGCGTGACCGCCGTGTGCGCACAAAGCGACGAGATCGCCTGCCTCGTCCTGTACGGCATTCATCAGGCGCGGCTGCGCTGTCCGCACGACCTCGCCGTGATCGGGGTCGACGCCGGCCCGATGGGGGTGGTGAGCACGCCACCGTTGACCACGGTGCAGTTCGACCCGCGCGCGGTCGCCGACGCCGCGGTCACCGCCGTCTTCGAACGATTGGGACTCCCAACCCCACCGCCGGGTGAGGTGACCGACATTTCCCGGCTCATCGTGCGCTCTTCGACCTGA
- a CDS encoding CaiB/BaiF CoA-transferase family protein, whose protein sequence is MAARAPFADWRVLELSNGIAASYCGKMFADAGADVVKIESLQGDSMRRWSAGGPPGALFGYLAAGKRSVVAVPHEAAALLANADVVFTDLTDGWTLDDITAHTGPTAVIVAVTPFGTTGPYVDDQVIANEFILQALCGSIAGRGWPGDEPVQAGGRLGDWLAGSFAAAVGAAAARHAARGGRGEIVDVSTYEAMAIAMGGLSAMSASVLGADSLLHQRSLELPSIVLTADGMVGFCTITAQQFQDFLVMIDRADLVDDADLASFAGRAERRDEFLGMVTRWTETRTTQEIVDLAVAFRIPVAPIGAPAMLPKVDHFVQRGVFVESGLGALQPRVPYRSDAITTRPPGRPPLLGADNGRVHWPPRPGRPRVADADALPLSDIRITDFTAFWAGPVATQFLGALGADVIKLEGVRRPDGMRFSAGRPPDWDQWWEWGPVFLCSNNNKRGISIELSAEAGRATALELIAASDLVIENFSPRVMANFGLQWDAVSAANPRAVMVRMPAFGLDGPWRDRVGFAQTMEQATGMAWMTGHADGPPVIPRGVCDPIAGLHAAFAAIAALVIRDRDGTGMHVESTMVESALNVAAEMLVEYSRNGIQMRRQGNRGPGATPQGVYRCRGDDEWVALAALDGAARASLAVLIGRPELGSDESGWRERADEIDKLISDWTARRAAHETVGTLRAAGVSAARVTAAAELLSDPQLLARGFWETVDHPAAGSFLCTGMPFVFVGKPRRWVRRAPPLYGQHTGEVLTGILGRGQQDLAELRALGVTSARPAGL, encoded by the coding sequence GTGGCAGCCCGGGCGCCGTTCGCGGACTGGCGCGTGCTGGAGCTCTCGAACGGGATCGCGGCGTCATACTGCGGCAAGATGTTCGCCGACGCGGGCGCCGACGTCGTGAAAATAGAGTCTCTACAAGGCGATTCGATGCGGCGCTGGTCGGCCGGCGGGCCGCCGGGGGCGCTGTTCGGCTACCTGGCGGCCGGCAAGAGGTCCGTCGTCGCCGTCCCACACGAGGCCGCGGCGCTGCTGGCCAACGCCGACGTCGTGTTCACCGACCTCACCGACGGCTGGACGCTCGACGACATCACGGCCCACACGGGCCCGACGGCGGTGATCGTGGCCGTGACGCCGTTCGGGACGACGGGACCCTACGTCGACGACCAGGTGATCGCCAACGAGTTCATCCTGCAGGCGTTGTGCGGCTCGATCGCCGGCCGCGGCTGGCCGGGCGACGAACCGGTGCAGGCGGGGGGCCGGCTCGGCGACTGGCTGGCGGGTTCGTTCGCCGCCGCGGTCGGGGCCGCCGCGGCCCGGCACGCCGCCCGGGGCGGGCGCGGCGAAATCGTCGACGTCTCGACCTACGAGGCGATGGCGATCGCGATGGGCGGCCTGTCCGCCATGTCGGCCAGCGTCTTGGGTGCGGATTCCCTTCTGCACCAACGCAGCCTGGAGCTGCCGTCGATCGTTCTTACGGCCGACGGCATGGTGGGCTTCTGCACCATCACCGCGCAGCAGTTCCAGGACTTCCTCGTCATGATCGATCGTGCCGATCTGGTCGACGACGCCGACCTGGCGTCGTTCGCCGGTCGAGCCGAGCGCCGCGACGAGTTCCTCGGCATGGTCACACGGTGGACGGAAACCCGGACCACGCAAGAGATCGTCGACCTCGCGGTGGCGTTTCGCATCCCGGTGGCCCCCATCGGCGCTCCCGCCATGCTGCCGAAGGTCGACCACTTCGTGCAACGGGGCGTGTTCGTCGAATCGGGGCTCGGCGCGCTGCAGCCGCGGGTGCCGTATCGCAGCGACGCCATCACCACGCGCCCACCCGGCCGGCCTCCGCTGCTGGGCGCCGACAACGGCCGCGTGCACTGGCCGCCGCGACCCGGCCGGCCGCGGGTTGCCGACGCCGATGCACTTCCGCTGTCCGACATCCGGATAACCGACTTCACCGCGTTTTGGGCGGGCCCGGTGGCCACCCAATTCCTCGGCGCCCTCGGCGCCGACGTGATCAAACTCGAGGGCGTTCGCCGCCCCGACGGCATGAGGTTCTCCGCGGGCCGCCCACCCGACTGGGACCAGTGGTGGGAGTGGGGCCCAGTCTTCTTGTGCAGCAACAACAACAAACGCGGCATCAGCATCGAACTCAGCGCGGAAGCCGGGCGGGCCACCGCGCTGGAACTCATTGCCGCAAGCGATCTGGTGATCGAGAACTTCTCGCCCAGGGTGATGGCGAACTTCGGGCTGCAATGGGACGCCGTGAGCGCGGCCAACCCGCGCGCCGTCATGGTCCGGATGCCGGCGTTTGGCCTGGACGGCCCGTGGCGCGACCGGGTCGGCTTCGCGCAGACGATGGAGCAGGCGACGGGGATGGCATGGATGACGGGACATGCCGACGGCCCACCGGTGATTCCGCGCGGTGTGTGCGATCCGATAGCGGGGCTGCACGCCGCGTTCGCGGCCATCGCGGCGCTGGTGATCCGCGATCGGGACGGGACCGGCATGCACGTCGAGTCCACGATGGTGGAGTCGGCGCTGAACGTGGCCGCCGAAATGCTGGTTGAGTACTCGCGCAACGGGATCCAGATGCGCCGGCAGGGAAATCGCGGCCCCGGCGCGACCCCGCAGGGCGTGTACCGCTGCCGGGGCGACGATGAATGGGTCGCGCTCGCCGCGCTCGACGGCGCCGCGCGCGCATCGTTGGCGGTGCTCATCGGCCGGCCCGAACTCGGATCCGATGAGTCCGGGTGGCGGGAGCGGGCCGACGAAATCGACAAGCTGATCTCGGATTGGACCGCGCGCCGCGCCGCGCACGAAACGGTCGGCACGCTGCGCGCCGCCGGGGTATCCGCGGCCCGCGTCACCGCGGCGGCAGAGCTGTTGAGCGATCCACAGCTGCTCGCGCGCGGCTTCTGGGAAACGGTCGACCATCCCGCCGCGGGTTCCTTCCTGTGCACCGGGATGCCCTTCGTGTTCGTCGGGAAGCCGAGGCGCTGGGTTCGCCGGGCGCCGCCGTTGTACGGCCAGCACACCGGCGAAGTCCTCACGGGCATCCTGGGGCGCGGCCAGCAGGACCTGGCGGAATTGCGCGCCCTGGGGGTCACCAGCGCCCGGCCGGCGGGACTGTGA
- a CDS encoding alpha/beta fold hydrolase → MSTIDTNAGTIHYEATGPEDGRPVVFVHGYMMGGQLWRQVGERLADLGLRCIAPTWPLGAHPQPLRPGADRTITGVAGIVADVLSALDLDDVVLVGNDTGGVVTQLVAVHHPERLGALVLTSCDAFEHFPPPILKPVIMAAKSKTLFRTAIRAMRAPAARRRAFDGLAHRNIDALTEAWVRPALSDPAVAEDLRQFTLSLRTEVTTGVAARLPEFDKPALIAWSADDTFFELGDGERLAATIPNARLEVIAGARTFSMVDQPDRLADLVSTIAVHA, encoded by the coding sequence ATGTCGACGATCGACACTAATGCCGGAACCATCCATTACGAAGCAACCGGACCCGAGGACGGCAGACCGGTCGTGTTCGTGCACGGGTACATGATGGGCGGCCAGCTGTGGCGCCAAGTCGGCGAGCGGCTCGCCGATCTCGGCCTGCGCTGCATCGCCCCCACCTGGCCGCTGGGTGCGCACCCGCAGCCGTTGCGCCCGGGCGCCGATCGAACGATCACCGGCGTCGCCGGCATCGTCGCGGACGTCCTTTCCGCCCTCGACCTCGACGACGTGGTGCTGGTCGGCAACGACACCGGCGGGGTCGTCACGCAACTCGTCGCGGTGCACCACCCAGAGCGGCTGGGCGCGCTGGTGCTCACGAGTTGCGATGCCTTCGAACACTTCCCGCCGCCGATCCTCAAGCCGGTGATCATGGCGGCAAAGTCGAAGACGCTGTTCCGAACCGCGATCCGGGCCATGCGGGCGCCGGCGGCGCGCAGGCGCGCCTTCGACGGGCTGGCGCACCGCAACATCGACGCCCTCACGGAGGCCTGGGTGCGCCCGGCGCTGTCCGACCCGGCGGTCGCCGAAGACCTGCGCCAGTTCACCCTGTCCCTGCGCACCGAGGTCACCACCGGGGTCGCCGCCCGGCTGCCCGAGTTCGACAAGCCCGCGCTCATCGCCTGGTCGGCCGACGACACGTTCTTCGAGCTGGGAGACGGCGAACGGCTGGCCGCGACCATCCCGAACGCCCGCCTCGAGGTAATAGCCGGGGCGCGGACGTTCTCGATGGTGGACCAGCCCGACCGGCTCGCCGACCTGGTGTCGACGATCGCGGTGCACGCCTGA
- a CDS encoding Zn-ribbon domain-containing OB-fold protein encodes MTPGPLRPQTGPVPHASSQLSLPFWEGCRSGELRYQRCEACGLPNFPPTERCRQCLSAELRWKQSGGTGQIYSWTVVHRPVTAEFEPPYAPAIVTLDEGYQMLTNVIGVAPHELAIGMRVRVQFHVVGPDLTLPYFTGQE; translated from the coding sequence GTGACTCCCGGCCCCCTGCGACCTCAGACCGGTCCCGTGCCGCACGCCAGCAGCCAACTCAGCCTTCCGTTCTGGGAGGGATGTCGATCGGGGGAGTTGCGCTACCAGCGCTGCGAGGCCTGCGGCCTGCCGAATTTTCCACCGACCGAGCGCTGCCGCCAATGCCTTTCGGCCGAGTTGCGGTGGAAGCAGAGCGGTGGCACCGGCCAGATATACAGCTGGACGGTCGTGCACCGGCCGGTGACGGCGGAGTTCGAACCGCCCTACGCGCCGGCGATCGTCACGCTGGACGAGGGCTACCAGATGCTGACCAACGTCATCGGCGTGGCCCCGCACGAGCTCGCGATCGGCATGCGCGTGCGAGTGCAATTCCATGTCGTCGGCCCAGACCTGACCCTGCCGTACTTCACCGGCCAGGAATAA
- a CDS encoding PadR family transcriptional regulator, which yields MSPARTSNGLPVTAYLVLGVLAANDERLTAGEIKTRAELSVGHFYWSPSVSHVRRELNRLLARGMVSEIGAQSGKRAITLYETTDSGLDTLRRWVAHFPGQDRVVIKHPVILKTWLAGGQDPERVVDTLDRHLEATRARLDEALWSRQRSRDLGIIDDPDQRFSFAVLDYAIRGLYAEISNIAQLRDEIARGTTRDPVTRVRRAKGQIRRRAPRDPS from the coding sequence ATGAGCCCCGCGCGCACCAGCAACGGCCTGCCGGTCACCGCCTACCTCGTGCTGGGTGTGCTGGCGGCCAACGACGAGCGACTCACCGCCGGCGAGATCAAGACGCGCGCCGAACTGTCGGTCGGCCATTTCTATTGGTCGCCATCGGTCAGTCACGTACGCCGCGAGCTCAACCGGTTGTTGGCGCGGGGGATGGTCAGCGAGATCGGCGCCCAATCCGGCAAGCGCGCCATCACGCTGTATGAGACCACGGATTCGGGGCTCGACACGCTGCGCCGGTGGGTCGCGCACTTTCCCGGCCAGGATCGGGTCGTCATCAAGCACCCCGTCATCCTCAAGACCTGGCTTGCCGGCGGCCAGGATCCGGAACGCGTGGTCGATACGCTGGACCGGCATCTCGAGGCGACCCGGGCCCGGCTGGACGAGGCGCTGTGGTCGCGGCAGCGTTCCCGTGACCTCGGCATCATCGACGATCCGGATCAGCGCTTCTCGTTCGCGGTCCTCGACTACGCCATCCGCGGCTTGTATGCGGAGATCTCCAACATCGCCCAGCTGCGTGACGAGATCGCCAGGGGCACAACCCGAGACCCCGTCACGCGGGTGCGGCGGGCGAAGGGGCAGATCCGCCGGCGGGCGCCCAGGGACCCGAGTTAG